One genomic window of Pseudanabaenaceae cyanobacterium SKYG29 includes the following:
- a CDS encoding nitrate reductase associated protein, whose translation MAPYFQFETDFVTTLHCIPMIVRYKLDLCGIKLKLQHWQKLNRAQKEWLVFTPCDNPEARHNYRTQLQTWVIELTGTPPAALPIPDPLPWEEDTIPEVVIAQLQKLGQPVFSAAQWQQLSSLQRFALIKLSQPNHENRNFLPALREFNLLSQVNS comes from the coding sequence ATGGCACCCTATTTTCAATTTGAAACTGATTTTGTGACCACATTACATTGTATCCCCATGATTGTAAGGTACAAGTTAGATTTGTGTGGAATAAAACTGAAACTACAGCACTGGCAAAAGCTGAATCGTGCTCAGAAAGAATGGCTAGTATTCACGCCCTGTGACAATCCTGAGGCAAGGCACAACTATCGCACACAACTGCAGACATGGGTAATAGAACTCACTGGCACACCCCCCGCAGCTTTGCCTATACCCGATCCCTTACCCTGGGAAGAAGATACTATTCCTGAAGTAGTAATTGCCCAATTGCAAAAATTAGGACAACCAGTTTTCTCTGCAGCACAATGGCAACAACTGTCCTCTCTCCAGCGCTTTGCCCTCATTAAACTAAGCCAACCTAACCACGAAAATCGCAATTTCCTCCCTGCCCTGCGGGAATTTAATCTGCTGTCCCAGGTCAATTCGTAA
- a CDS encoding LysR family transcriptional regulator, which produces MRFEQIQAFLAVVETGSFQLAAKRCGLTQPTITRQIQALENSLGVELLHRTHKVKPTLAGEIFLTRATKIWREWQAVITELQALQAGTQGELCIAAIHSVCRSFLPLLLPQFYQKFPTTQLRITALGSDRALKVLRDGLVDIAIVMAERHLLKEPHWLIQPLYRESVKIFMANDHPLSQRPQLTWQELASYPHVVFKDGYGMRRLVEREFGQRNLSWQAALELNTPDAFFSFLRHSHMIAILPESAMWEVTDDPNFAIKDFVPSESPPPREVIAITTTDRQTIPPIGYLLSLLQTADYEYSFSRIC; this is translated from the coding sequence ATGCGATTTGAACAGATACAAGCCTTTTTAGCTGTTGTAGAAACAGGGAGCTTTCAGTTAGCAGCCAAACGCTGTGGGTTGACACAGCCGACAATTACTAGACAAATTCAAGCCCTGGAAAATAGTTTAGGAGTAGAGTTATTACATCGCACCCATAAAGTCAAGCCTACCTTGGCTGGTGAAATCTTCTTGACACGGGCAACTAAAATTTGGCGGGAATGGCAAGCAGTAATTACTGAACTGCAAGCACTGCAGGCGGGTACCCAGGGAGAACTCTGTATAGCTGCTATTCATTCCGTATGTCGCTCCTTCTTACCCCTATTACTGCCACAGTTTTATCAAAAATTTCCTACCACCCAACTGCGCATTACTGCCCTCGGTAGCGATCGTGCTCTCAAGGTCCTCAGGGATGGTTTAGTGGATATAGCGATCGTGATGGCAGAACGTCACTTGTTGAAAGAACCCCATTGGCTAATTCAGCCCCTCTATCGCGAATCTGTCAAGATTTTTATGGCAAATGACCATCCCCTCAGCCAACGCCCACAATTGACTTGGCAAGAACTAGCTAGTTATCCCCATGTTGTGTTCAAAGATGGTTATGGTATGCGACGGCTAGTGGAACGGGAATTTGGTCAGCGTAATCTGAGTTGGCAGGCAGCTTTAGAACTGAACACTCCTGATGCTTTCTTTTCTTTTCTGCGCCATAGTCATATGATAGCGATCTTGCCTGAATCAGCTATGTGGGAAGTGACAGATGACCCCAATTTTGCTATCAAAGATTTTGTCCCCAGCGAAAGCCCACCCCCCAGGGAAGTGATTGCAATCACCACTACCGATCGGCAGACTATTCCCCCCATAGGTTACCTACTTTCTCTCCTACAAACAGCAGACTATGAGTACAGTTTTTCGCGAATTTGTTAA
- a CDS encoding anthranilate phosphoribosyltransferase family protein: protein MSTVFREFVKKIGSGEHTHTDLSREEAYTAMKMMLQKEATPAQIGAFLIAHRIKRPTSAELAGMLDAYYELGPQLPALDKTVVILSQPYDGRDRTIPLSPLTALVLSSVGIPVLQHGGDCMPTKEGVPLIDIWQGLGINWRNRSLTEIHALLREFGLGFIYVPEHFPLAYDLVPYRAQIGKRPPIATLELIWCPYAGAVQLVAGYVHPPTEIIITEALHLLGKDQFITVKGLEGSCDLPRDRACITAVNCGQRRERLIVNALHYSMKGSNPRWSDLDTSVQLMTAVLEGQTNELQTSVIWNSGFYLWQCGYSPDLVAGLTTAKELLVSNQVKKQWQQLRSVLD from the coding sequence ATGAGTACAGTTTTTCGCGAATTTGTTAAAAAAATAGGCAGTGGCGAACATACCCATACAGACCTCAGCCGCGAGGAAGCTTACACTGCGATGAAAATGATGCTGCAAAAAGAGGCTACCCCTGCCCAAATTGGTGCTTTTTTAATTGCCCATCGGATTAAACGCCCGACCAGTGCAGAGCTAGCAGGGATGTTGGATGCCTACTACGAACTGGGTCCCCAGTTACCTGCCCTTGACAAAACTGTAGTCATTCTCAGTCAACCCTACGACGGCAGAGACCGTACTATTCCCCTTAGCCCCCTTACGGCGCTGGTACTTAGTAGTGTAGGTATTCCTGTTTTACAGCATGGTGGCGACTGCATGCCTACAAAGGAGGGTGTTCCCCTGATTGATATTTGGCAAGGTTTGGGCATTAATTGGCGTAACCGATCGTTGACAGAAATTCACGCTCTCCTCAGAGAATTTGGTTTGGGATTTATCTATGTACCAGAGCATTTTCCCCTTGCCTATGATTTAGTGCCCTATCGCGCCCAGATCGGCAAAAGACCGCCCATTGCCACTTTAGAGTTGATTTGGTGTCCCTACGCCGGCGCTGTGCAGTTAGTGGCTGGCTATGTCCATCCGCCCACAGAAATTATTATCACTGAGGCACTACATTTACTGGGCAAAGACCAGTTTATTACTGTTAAAGGGTTGGAAGGCAGTTGTGACCTGCCCCGCGATCGGGCTTGTATTACAGCGGTTAACTGTGGTCAACGCCGAGAACGTTTGATAGTCAATGCTTTGCACTACAGTATGAAAGGGAGTAATCCCCGTTGGTCTGACCTAGATACGTCTGTGCAGCTCATGACAGCAGTCCTAGAAGGACAAACCAATGAACTACAAACAAGTGTTATTTGGAATAGTGGCTTTTATCTGTGGCAATGTGGTTACAGCCCAGATTTGGTAGCAGGTTTAACTACTGCAAAAGAACTGTTAGTTAGTAATCAGGTTAAAAAACAGTGGCAGCAACTCCGATCGGTTTTGGACTAG
- a CDS encoding TMEM165/GDT1 family protein, with the protein MRLIGLAFLTVLVAELGDKTQLSTFMLSAQSSEPWVVFLGAGSALLLTTLLGVLAGTWLAQYATPKLLETLTGISYLLLAVGLLWDAVSY; encoded by the coding sequence ATGCGTTTAATTGGCTTGGCATTCCTTACAGTCCTGGTAGCGGAATTAGGGGATAAAACCCAGCTCTCTACATTTATGTTGTCAGCCCAATCCAGTGAACCCTGGGTGGTATTCCTGGGAGCAGGTAGTGCTCTGCTGCTCACGACGCTTCTGGGGGTGTTGGCAGGGACTTGGTTGGCTCAGTATGCCACCCCTAAACTCCTGGAAACTCTGACGGGGATAAGTTATTTGCTCCTAGCAGTGGGCTTACTGTGGGATGCTGTTAGTTATTGA
- the ilvB gene encoding biosynthetic-type acetolactate synthase large subunit, translating into MRTTGAFALVDSLIRHGVKHIFGYPGGAILPVYDEIYKAEMRGAIKHFLVRHEQGAVHAADGYARATGQVGVCVATSGPGATNLVTGIATAHMDSIPLVVITGQVPSYAIGTDAFQETDIFGITLPIVKHSYMVRRPEDIPRIMAESFHIASTGRPGPVLIDVPKDIGQKEFDYEPEVTVNLRGYKPTVKGHSQQIAAAIRLIREADRPLLYVGGGAIISGAHAEIKQLAERFQIPVTTTLMGKGAFDENHPLSVGMLGMHGTAYANFAVQNCDLLIAVGARFDDRVTGKLDKFAPLAKVIHIDIDPAEVGKNRVPNVPIVGDVKMVLKHMLEHTSYEETVRTQAWLKQIEEWKEDYPLQVPHYEGELSPQEVIVEFAKQAPNAYYTTDVGQHQMWAAQFLKNGPRRWISSSGLGTMGFGLPAAMGAKIGVGNEQVICIAGDASVLMNIQELGTLAQYGIAAKIAIINNGWQGMVRQWQEAFYNERYSASNMELGMPDFVKLAEAFGVRGMLVTAQDNLAQAVAEILDYPGPILVDFRVKRDENCYPMVPPGASNSEMVGLPVPKRQRVKEFV; encoded by the coding sequence TTGCGTACAACGGGGGCATTCGCTTTAGTTGACAGTTTGATTCGCCACGGGGTCAAGCACATTTTTGGCTATCCTGGGGGGGCAATCTTGCCAGTCTACGACGAAATCTACAAAGCGGAGATGCGGGGAGCAATTAAGCACTTTCTAGTCCGCCATGAACAGGGGGCAGTGCATGCCGCCGATGGCTATGCCAGGGCTACAGGGCAGGTAGGGGTATGTGTTGCTACCTCTGGTCCAGGAGCGACTAACCTGGTGACAGGGATTGCCACTGCCCACATGGACTCGATTCCCCTAGTGGTAATCACAGGACAGGTGCCCTCCTACGCGATCGGGACAGATGCTTTCCAGGAAACAGACATTTTTGGCATCACTCTCCCCATTGTCAAGCACTCCTACATGGTGCGTCGTCCGGAGGATATTCCCCGCATTATGGCAGAGTCATTCCACATTGCCAGTACGGGCAGACCTGGTCCCGTGTTAATTGATGTCCCCAAAGACATAGGACAAAAGGAATTTGACTACGAACCAGAGGTAACCGTAAATTTACGCGGCTACAAGCCAACAGTGAAAGGACATAGCCAACAAATTGCCGCCGCCATCAGGCTAATTCGGGAAGCCGATCGTCCTTTGCTGTATGTGGGGGGTGGGGCGATTATCTCTGGTGCCCACGCAGAAATTAAGCAACTAGCGGAACGGTTTCAGATTCCCGTCACGACCACTTTGATGGGCAAGGGAGCTTTCGATGAAAATCATCCTCTTTCGGTGGGGATGTTGGGAATGCATGGCACTGCCTATGCCAACTTTGCTGTGCAAAACTGTGACCTGTTGATTGCCGTAGGGGCTCGCTTTGATGACCGCGTCACAGGAAAGCTAGATAAATTTGCCCCCCTGGCGAAAGTCATTCACATCGATATTGACCCTGCCGAGGTAGGGAAGAATCGCGTACCCAATGTACCGATCGTGGGGGATGTGAAGATGGTACTAAAGCACATGTTGGAGCACACTTCCTACGAAGAGACGGTGCGCACCCAGGCTTGGTTAAAGCAGATTGAGGAATGGAAGGAGGACTATCCCCTACAGGTACCCCACTACGAAGGAGAGTTATCCCCCCAGGAAGTAATTGTGGAATTTGCCAAGCAAGCCCCTAATGCCTACTATACGACCGATGTGGGGCAACACCAGATGTGGGCAGCCCAGTTTCTCAAAAACGGGCCCAGGCGGTGGATTTCCAGTTCGGGTTTGGGCACGATGGGATTTGGTTTACCAGCGGCAATGGGGGCAAAAATTGGTGTAGGAAATGAGCAGGTAATTTGCATTGCCGGCGATGCTAGCGTACTGATGAATATCCAGGAGTTGGGCACCTTAGCCCAGTACGGCATTGCTGCCAAGATTGCTATTATCAACAACGGTTGGCAGGGGATGGTACGGCAGTGGCAGGAAGCCTTTTACAACGAACGCTATTCCGCTTCCAACATGGAATTGGGGATGCCTGACTTTGTCAAACTAGCAGAAGCTTTTGGGGTGAGGGGGATGCTAGTTACAGCCCAGGACAACTTAGCCCAGGCAGTGGCAGAGATTTTGGACTATCCTGGTCCAATCCTCGTGGATTTTCGAGTGAAGCGGGACGAGAACTGCTATCCCATGGTACCGCCAGGGGCAAGTAACTCTGAGATGGTGGGCTTACCTGTACCAAAGCGGCAGAGGGTGAAGGAGTTTGTCTAA
- a CDS encoding NHLP leader peptide family RiPP precursor translates to MTQSVTTLKELYQLAHSDTSFKQLLLSSPKEALSRVGVSLASEDAEVVVVEETAGNFYVVIPTAETAASMSDVDDPIAKLLARAASDEALRQEMLADPKSVITRETGIVIPEEEKVSVLVQTPKTNYLVLPRSVDVDEERELSSEELETVAGGRAPRWVQVVDKVIRSIYISWNNGIKHCLS, encoded by the coding sequence ATGACTCAGAGCGTTACTACATTGAAGGAATTGTATCAGCTTGCTCATTCAGATACAAGTTTCAAGCAACTATTGCTGAGCAGTCCCAAGGAAGCCTTGTCCAGAGTTGGTGTAAGTCTTGCTAGTGAGGATGCCGAAGTAGTTGTTGTGGAAGAGACAGCTGGCAACTTCTACGTTGTTATTCCCACCGCTGAAACGGCTGCTAGTATGAGTGATGTTGACGATCCCATTGCCAAGCTGCTAGCACGTGCAGCATCAGATGAAGCTTTACGGCAAGAGATGCTGGCTGATCCCAAATCTGTAATTACTCGCGAGACTGGTATTGTAATTCCTGAGGAGGAAAAAGTTTCTGTTCTGGTACAAACCCCCAAGACAAACTATTTAGTACTGCCTCGTTCTGTAGACGTTGATGAAGAGAGAGAACTGAGCTCTGAGGAGTTGGAAACTGTGGCTGGTGGACGTGCTCCAAGATGGGTACAGGTTGTTGACAAAGTGATAAGAAGCATTTACATCAGCTGGAACAACGGTATCAAGCATTGTCTTAGCTAG
- a CDS encoding serine/threonine protein kinase, with protein sequence MQTIEELLDTNNRYRLLQPLSSKVYQAVDLYRGEVVAVKLLHCHPQDNPDFTYAMALYHAISNEYIAVIKDYGTTKTGRYFYTMEYVEGQTLARTAESITPDRALNLVKQICKGLLPAHQGVNLPYWNLQQGALSHQKLHPDHIMVTPADRVKILNFGFVSEEPPLGELTESQTMVTASGGEFHYVAPEQLDKQEPTPRSDVYVLGLILYELLAGTNPYNLEVQEGLPWVMAHTTTQPVPLRRQAGCHYFPVELEQALVRCLAKSPQERYSDAGELLIDLQEIANLSRSWNNQPTQPHIITSPGEFPSPPTSQEDQSTVFSPRADKLTSCFDAWDAPTVVESSCPPTGRGLGKSFTIGDQYTNYSTFLENPTKQNNFRLILISITVGTVVGLSIFAGIILWQRHNQPTPPPPNVEPIDRSI encoded by the coding sequence ATGCAGACAATAGAAGAACTGCTCGATACTAATAATCGCTATCGATTACTTCAGCCCCTTAGTAGTAAGGTATACCAAGCTGTTGACCTCTATCGCGGGGAAGTTGTGGCAGTCAAGTTATTGCATTGCCACCCCCAGGATAATCCTGACTTTACCTACGCAATGGCTCTCTATCACGCCATTAGCAATGAGTACATAGCGGTCATTAAGGACTACGGTACGACCAAAACAGGGCGCTATTTTTACACGATGGAGTATGTGGAGGGTCAGACACTAGCTAGGACGGCGGAGTCCATTACCCCCGATCGTGCTCTCAATTTGGTGAAGCAGATATGTAAAGGGCTGCTGCCAGCGCATCAGGGGGTAAATTTGCCCTACTGGAATTTGCAGCAGGGAGCGCTGTCCCACCAAAAACTCCATCCTGACCACATCATGGTTACTCCTGCCGATCGAGTGAAGATATTGAATTTTGGCTTTGTCAGTGAGGAACCGCCCCTCGGTGAGTTGACTGAGTCCCAAACCATGGTGACGGCTTCAGGGGGGGAATTTCACTATGTTGCCCCTGAGCAATTAGATAAACAGGAGCCTACCCCTCGATCGGATGTCTACGTGTTGGGGTTAATTCTCTACGAACTTCTCGCTGGTACCAATCCCTACAATCTGGAGGTGCAGGAGGGTTTACCTTGGGTAATGGCGCATACTACTACTCAACCCGTACCACTACGACGACAAGCGGGTTGTCATTACTTTCCCGTGGAACTAGAGCAGGCGTTGGTACGGTGTTTGGCTAAGTCTCCCCAGGAACGCTACTCTGATGCAGGGGAGCTACTGATAGATTTACAAGAGATTGCCAATTTGTCCCGGTCATGGAACAACCAGCCGACTCAACCCCATATTATCACCTCCCCTGGGGAGTTCCCTTCCCCACCTACGTCACAGGAAGACCAATCCACCGTATTCTCCCCTAGAGCGGATAAGCTCACCTCCTGTTTTGATGCCTGGGATGCTCCTACTGTCGTTGAATCCTCTTGCCCCCCCACGGGTAGAGGTCTGGGCAAGTCCTTCACGATCGGTGACCAATACACCAACTACAGTACATTTCTGGAGAATCCGACCAAGCAGAATAATTTCCGCCTTATCCTCATCTCTATAACCGTGGGGACTGTGGTGGGACTGAGTATTTTTGCTGGTATTATTCTTTGGCAACGGCATAACCAGCCTACCCCGCCTCCCCCAAATGTGGAACCCATCGATCGTTCCATCTAA
- a CDS encoding mannose-1-phosphate guanyltransferase has product MRAIVMAGGSGTRLRPLTCDLPKPMVPILNRPIVGHLVNLLRQHDIKEIILTLHFMPDVIRNYFGDGSEWGVTFHYMVEEDQPLGTAGSVKNVESLLTETFVVVSGDSVTDVDLTDAIKFHREKRSLATLVLRRVTDPMAFGVVITDSDGRIIRFLEKPAQSEIFSDTVNTGIYILEPSILQYLSANTPADFSQDLFPRLLAENIPMYGYVTDAYWCDVGSLEAYRQAQYDAIRGRVHLQLDYLQPRTGLWVGHNTIIDPTARIETPSMIGDNCYIGPHVSIAAGTIIGNHVTVEAHADLQRPIIGNGVFVGEESHLWSCTIGRNVRIGRRSHIMEGAVIGAECTIGEEACILTNVRVWPSKQIEPGASLNHNLIWGAIARRNLFGQRGVSGIANVDITPEFAVKLGAAYGATLKPGNHVMVSRDQRTICRMISRSLISGLMSVGVNVHNLEATAIPIARFIAPRLETAGGIHVRIDPDRGDHILIEFLDRTGINISKEKEKKIESTFFKEDFRRARIEEIGEITYPARVLDYYNSGFAEQLNIEAIRQSCCKKVVIDYVYAVSGAVLPRILGKFGSDVVVLNASLNQLGADPQTRVRMLGQLQEVVRALQANFGAQVFANGEKFILVDETGRAIEGEELTGVILEMALTERPGGTVVVPVNVSAMAEAIAARHQGKVIRTKANPSAVMSGALTNSDAVICGCSEMGFIFPQLHFGFDAMFAIAKIIEWMTVQQRTLSEVRLSLPRFHHQLRTVRCPWSVKGSLMRHLVESQNPEFIELIDGVKILNNHNNWVLILPDAYEPAVHIYASSDREDWVAQQIKQYQTHVESFCRLQTALSQDSSLLEV; this is encoded by the coding sequence ATGCGCGCAATTGTCATGGCAGGGGGATCCGGTACACGCCTACGTCCCCTCACTTGTGACCTACCTAAACCAATGGTGCCTATTCTCAACCGCCCGATCGTGGGGCATCTAGTCAATTTATTGCGTCAACATGACATCAAGGAAATTATCTTGACTCTCCACTTTATGCCCGATGTAATTCGCAATTACTTTGGCGATGGCAGTGAATGGGGCGTAACATTTCACTACATGGTGGAGGAAGACCAGCCCCTGGGGACAGCGGGGTCAGTGAAAAATGTGGAGAGTCTTCTGACAGAGACCTTTGTGGTGGTGAGTGGTGACAGTGTAACAGATGTGGACTTGACAGACGCAATTAAATTCCACCGGGAAAAACGATCGCTGGCGACGCTGGTGTTGCGGCGGGTGACTGACCCTATGGCTTTTGGGGTAGTGATTACAGACAGTGACGGTAGAATCATACGTTTTCTGGAAAAGCCTGCCCAGAGTGAAATATTTTCCGACACGGTCAACACGGGAATTTACATCCTGGAACCCAGTATCTTGCAGTACCTGAGCGCCAACACCCCCGCTGATTTCTCCCAAGACCTCTTCCCCCGCCTGCTGGCAGAGAATATACCAATGTACGGTTATGTGACTGATGCTTACTGGTGTGATGTGGGTTCCCTGGAGGCTTACCGCCAAGCCCAGTATGATGCCATTCGGGGGCGTGTCCACCTGCAGTTAGATTATCTCCAACCCCGTACTGGTCTCTGGGTGGGGCATAACACTATCATCGACCCCACTGCCAGGATTGAAACTCCCTCCATGATTGGCGATAACTGCTACATTGGTCCCCATGTCAGTATTGCCGCGGGCACCATCATTGGCAACCATGTCACCGTAGAAGCCCATGCAGATTTACAACGTCCCATCATCGGCAACGGGGTGTTCGTGGGAGAGGAAAGCCATCTCTGGTCTTGCACGATCGGGCGCAACGTGCGCATTGGTCGCCGCAGTCACATTATGGAAGGGGCAGTAATTGGGGCAGAGTGCACGATCGGTGAGGAAGCCTGTATTTTAACCAATGTGCGGGTCTGGCCCAGCAAACAAATTGAACCGGGGGCATCCCTGAACCACAATCTGATTTGGGGGGCGATTGCGCGGCGCAACCTATTTGGGCAGCGGGGGGTGAGTGGTATTGCCAACGTGGATATTACCCCTGAATTTGCCGTCAAACTGGGGGCTGCCTATGGCGCTACCCTCAAACCTGGCAATCATGTCATGGTCTCTAGGGACCAACGGACAATTTGTCGCATGATCTCCCGCTCCCTCATTTCGGGTTTGATGTCGGTAGGGGTGAACGTCCATAACCTGGAAGCCACTGCTATTCCCATTGCTCGCTTCATTGCCCCACGCCTAGAGACAGCAGGGGGAATTCATGTGCGCATTGACCCCGATCGGGGTGACCACATTTTGATAGAATTTCTTGACCGCACGGGCATCAACATTAGCAAGGAGAAGGAGAAAAAGATTGAAAGTACTTTTTTCAAAGAGGATTTCCGCCGTGCCCGCATTGAAGAGATCGGGGAAATCACTTACCCTGCCCGTGTTTTAGACTACTACAACAGTGGCTTTGCCGAACAGTTGAATATCGAAGCGATCCGCCAGAGTTGTTGCAAAAAAGTAGTAATTGACTATGTCTACGCGGTGTCGGGGGCAGTGTTGCCGAGGATTTTGGGTAAGTTTGGCTCCGACGTAGTGGTGCTCAATGCTAGCCTCAACCAGCTAGGGGCTGACCCCCAAACCCGCGTGCGCATGCTGGGGCAATTACAGGAGGTTGTACGGGCATTGCAGGCAAATTTTGGTGCCCAAGTGTTTGCCAATGGAGAGAAATTTATTCTGGTGGACGAGACGGGCAGAGCAATTGAGGGGGAGGAGTTGACGGGGGTAATTCTGGAGATGGCTCTCACAGAGCGCCCAGGGGGGACAGTGGTTGTTCCTGTCAATGTGTCAGCTATGGCAGAAGCGATCGCTGCTCGTCATCAAGGGAAAGTAATCCGCACCAAGGCCAATCCCAGTGCGGTGATGAGTGGTGCCCTCACCAATAGCGATGCGGTCATTTGCGGCTGCAGCGAGATGGGATTTATTTTTCCCCAACTGCACTTTGGCTTTGATGCTATGTTTGCCATCGCTAAGATTATTGAATGGATGACCGTGCAACAGCGCACCCTATCGGAAGTACGTCTTTCCTTGCCCCGCTTCCATCATCAGCTGCGGACTGTCCGCTGCCCTTGGTCAGTTAAAGGTTCCTTGATGCGCCACCTAGTAGAATCCCAAAATCCTGAATTTATTGAGCTGATCGACGGTGTCAAAATCCTCAATAACCACAATAACTGGGTGCTAATTTTGCCCGATGCCTACGAACCTGCTGTCCATATCTACGCCAGTAGCGATCGGGAAGATTGGGTTGCCCAGCAAATTAAACAGTATCAAACCCATGTGGAATCTTTTTGCCGCTTGCAAACTGCTCTTTCCCAGGATAGCTCCCTGTTGGAAGTTTAG
- a CDS encoding 7-carboxy-7-deazaguanine synthase QueE, with amino-acid sequence MSHAVTYPVVETFHSLQGEGYWAGVSAFFIRLGGCDVRCPFCDTKNSWNASRHPLVPIEALLQQALQAQPQIVVITGGEPLWHNLTPLTSLFRLHSLRLHLETSGAHPLTGEFDWITLSPKPFLPPVATIYEQADELKVVIQSAQDLEWAETEAQKVKPSTHLFLQPEWYQPDSRKLVIDYILTHPHWRLSLQTHKYLGIS; translated from the coding sequence ATGAGTCATGCCGTCACTTATCCCGTGGTCGAAACTTTTCACTCCCTGCAGGGGGAAGGCTATTGGGCAGGGGTGAGTGCCTTTTTTATCCGTCTGGGGGGCTGTGATGTCCGCTGTCCCTTTTGCGACACGAAAAACTCCTGGAATGCTAGTCGTCATCCCTTGGTGCCGATCGAGGCACTACTGCAACAAGCGCTCCAGGCACAACCCCAAATCGTGGTTATCACAGGGGGGGAACCCCTTTGGCACAATCTCACTCCTTTGACAAGCTTATTCCGTCTCCATTCCCTGCGGCTGCATTTGGAAACCTCCGGTGCCCATCCTTTGACAGGGGAATTTGACTGGATCACTCTTTCCCCCAAGCCCTTTCTCCCCCCCGTGGCGACTATCTATGAACAAGCCGATGAACTAAAAGTGGTTATTCAGTCGGCACAAGATTTAGAGTGGGCAGAGACAGAAGCGCAAAAAGTAAAACCCTCTACCCATCTCTTTTTGCAACCAGAGTGGTACCAGCCAGATAGCCGTAAACTGGTCATTGACTACATTCTCACCCATCCCCACTGGCGCTTGAGCCTGCAAACCCACAAATATTTGGGTATCAGCTAG